One genomic segment of Chelonia mydas isolate rCheMyd1 chromosome 1, rCheMyd1.pri.v2, whole genome shotgun sequence includes these proteins:
- the GPR161 gene encoding G-protein coupled receptor 161 isoform X1, translating to MLFCLLDVLKFAGKICTCTTQRACAQEYDCQWNAAQHVLSALSMCALTMSINSSFSNGKGLRNLTAQEDGAVRVTESIAIIVIAIFICLGNLVIVVTLYRKSYLLTLSNKFVFSLTLSNFLLSVLVLPFVVTSSIRREWIFGVVWCNFSALLYMLISSASMLTLGLIAIDRYYAVLYPMVYPMKITGNRAVVALVYVWLHSLIGCLPPLFGWSSLEFDQFKWMCVAAWHKEAGYTAFWQIWCALLPFLVMMICYGFIFRVARIKARKIHCGSVVIVEEDAQRNGRKNSSTSTSSSGSRRNAFQGVVYSANQCKAFITILVVIGAFVITWGPYMVVITSEALWGKNSISPALETLATWLSFSSAICHPLIYGLWNKTVRKELLGMCFGDRYYRESFVQRHRTARLFSISNRITDLGLSPHLTALMAGGRPLGHSSSTGDTGFSCSQDSGTDVMLLEDYSSDGAHHPHCVYPYRRRSSVTFEDEVEQIKEAAKNSVLHVKAEVHKSLDSYASSLAKAIEADVKISLFGEDALPGSLFPSRTVPGGNVGARRGGRAQAGQRLQLQSIDEGNI from the exons ATGCTTTTTTGCCTTTTGGATGTTTTAAAATTTGCAGGGAAGATTTGTACATGTACCACACAGAGGGCATGTGCCCAGGAATACGACTGCCAGTGGAATG CTGCCCAGCATGTACTGTCTGCTCTGTCAATGTGTGCTCTGACAATGAGCATCAACTCCTCCTTCAGCAATGGGAAGGGCCTGAGAAACCTCACAGCACAGGAAGACGGGGCAGTCAGAGTCACCGAGTCGATTGCTATTATCGTCATTGCTATTTTCATCTGCTTGGGCAACTTGGTGATTGTCGTCACCCTCTATCGGAAGTCTTACCTCCTTACGCTGAGCAACAAGTTTGTGTTCAGTCTGACACTGTCCAACTTCCTTCTGTCTGTCCTGGTGCTTCCTTTTGTCGTCACCAGCTCCATCAGGCGGGAATGGATCTTTGGAGTAGTTTGGTGCAACTTTTCTGCCCTGCTTTATATGCTGATCAGCTCGGCCAGCATGCTAACTCTTGGTCTCATTGCTATAGATCG GTACTATGCTGTCTTGTATCCAATGGTGTATCCAATGAAGATTACAGGAAACAGAGCAGTTGTAGCCCTTGTGTACGTGTGGCTACACTCCCTCATTGGCTGTCTTCCTCCTCTCTTTGGCTGGTCTTCCTTGGAGTTCGATCAATTCAAATGGATGTGTGTGGCTGCGTGGCATAAGGAGGCAGGCTACACAGCCTTTTGGCAGATCTGGTGTGCTTTGCTGCCCTTCCTGGTTATGATGATCTGCTACGGATTCATATTTCGCGTGGCTAGGATTAAAGCGCGCAAGATTCACTGCGGTAGCGTGGTCATTGTAGAGGAGGACGCTCAGAGGAATGGGAGAAAGAACTCTAGCACCTCCACCTCCTCTTCGGGCAGTCGAAGGAATGCTTTCCAAGGGGTTGTCTACTCAGCCAATCAGTGCAAAGCTTTCATAACCATCTTGGTTGTCATTGGTGCTTTTGTGATCACATGGGGGCCCTACATGGTAGTAATTACGTCAGAAGCACTTTGGGGGAAAAATAGCATTTCTCCTGCTCTGGAGACATTAGCAACATGGTTATCTTTTTCAAGTGCCATTTGCCATCCACTGATTTATGGACTCTGGAACAAAACAGTGCGCAAAGAACTATTAGGAATGTGTTTTGGGGACCGGTATTACCGGGAGTCATTTGTTCAGCGTCATAGGACAGCCAGATTATTCAGCATTTCCAATAGGATCACAG ATCTGGGACTATCTCCCCATCTCACAGCTCTCATGGCAGGTGGGCGGCCTTTaggacacagcagcagcacaggggaCACTGGTTTCAGCTGCTCTCAGGATTCAG GGACAGATGTGATGCTGCTTGAGGATTATAGTTCAGATGGAGCTCATCACCCGCATTGCGTTTATCCCTATCGACGGAGGAGTTCGGTGACATTCGAAGACGAAGTGGAGCAAATCAAAG aaGCTGCAAAGAATTCTGTTCTCCATGTAAAAGCTGAAGTCCATAAATCTCTGGACAGTTATGCATCCAGTTTAGCCAAAGCTATTGAAGCTGATGTGAAAATCAGCTTGTTTGGAGAAGATGCTTTACCAGGATCTTTGTTTCCTTCGCGCACTGTACCAGGCGGCAATGTGGGTGCACGGCGTGGTGGCAGAGCCCAAGCTGGCCAAAGACTTCAGCTGCAAAGCATCGATGAAGGGAATATTTGA
- the GPR161 gene encoding G-protein coupled receptor 161 isoform X2, with product MRSQDAWVLFLPLLLTYCVILGKCLRCSMPHLSPKAKCRAAQHVLSALSMCALTMSINSSFSNGKGLRNLTAQEDGAVRVTESIAIIVIAIFICLGNLVIVVTLYRKSYLLTLSNKFVFSLTLSNFLLSVLVLPFVVTSSIRREWIFGVVWCNFSALLYMLISSASMLTLGLIAIDRYYAVLYPMVYPMKITGNRAVVALVYVWLHSLIGCLPPLFGWSSLEFDQFKWMCVAAWHKEAGYTAFWQIWCALLPFLVMMICYGFIFRVARIKARKIHCGSVVIVEEDAQRNGRKNSSTSTSSSGSRRNAFQGVVYSANQCKAFITILVVIGAFVITWGPYMVVITSEALWGKNSISPALETLATWLSFSSAICHPLIYGLWNKTVRKELLGMCFGDRYYRESFVQRHRTARLFSISNRITDLGLSPHLTALMAGGRPLGHSSSTGDTGFSCSQDSGTDVMLLEDYSSDGAHHPHCVYPYRRRSSVTFEDEVEQIKEAAKNSVLHVKAEVHKSLDSYASSLAKAIEADVKISLFGEDALPGSLFPSRTVPGGNVGARRGGRAQAGQRLQLQSIDEGNI from the exons ATgaggagtcaggatgcctgggttctattcctgcctctgctactgacttattgtgtgattttgggcaaatgCCTTCGCTGTTCTATGCCTCATCTGAGCCCGaaggccaaatgcagag CTGCCCAGCATGTACTGTCTGCTCTGTCAATGTGTGCTCTGACAATGAGCATCAACTCCTCCTTCAGCAATGGGAAGGGCCTGAGAAACCTCACAGCACAGGAAGACGGGGCAGTCAGAGTCACCGAGTCGATTGCTATTATCGTCATTGCTATTTTCATCTGCTTGGGCAACTTGGTGATTGTCGTCACCCTCTATCGGAAGTCTTACCTCCTTACGCTGAGCAACAAGTTTGTGTTCAGTCTGACACTGTCCAACTTCCTTCTGTCTGTCCTGGTGCTTCCTTTTGTCGTCACCAGCTCCATCAGGCGGGAATGGATCTTTGGAGTAGTTTGGTGCAACTTTTCTGCCCTGCTTTATATGCTGATCAGCTCGGCCAGCATGCTAACTCTTGGTCTCATTGCTATAGATCG GTACTATGCTGTCTTGTATCCAATGGTGTATCCAATGAAGATTACAGGAAACAGAGCAGTTGTAGCCCTTGTGTACGTGTGGCTACACTCCCTCATTGGCTGTCTTCCTCCTCTCTTTGGCTGGTCTTCCTTGGAGTTCGATCAATTCAAATGGATGTGTGTGGCTGCGTGGCATAAGGAGGCAGGCTACACAGCCTTTTGGCAGATCTGGTGTGCTTTGCTGCCCTTCCTGGTTATGATGATCTGCTACGGATTCATATTTCGCGTGGCTAGGATTAAAGCGCGCAAGATTCACTGCGGTAGCGTGGTCATTGTAGAGGAGGACGCTCAGAGGAATGGGAGAAAGAACTCTAGCACCTCCACCTCCTCTTCGGGCAGTCGAAGGAATGCTTTCCAAGGGGTTGTCTACTCAGCCAATCAGTGCAAAGCTTTCATAACCATCTTGGTTGTCATTGGTGCTTTTGTGATCACATGGGGGCCCTACATGGTAGTAATTACGTCAGAAGCACTTTGGGGGAAAAATAGCATTTCTCCTGCTCTGGAGACATTAGCAACATGGTTATCTTTTTCAAGTGCCATTTGCCATCCACTGATTTATGGACTCTGGAACAAAACAGTGCGCAAAGAACTATTAGGAATGTGTTTTGGGGACCGGTATTACCGGGAGTCATTTGTTCAGCGTCATAGGACAGCCAGATTATTCAGCATTTCCAATAGGATCACAG ATCTGGGACTATCTCCCCATCTCACAGCTCTCATGGCAGGTGGGCGGCCTTTaggacacagcagcagcacaggggaCACTGGTTTCAGCTGCTCTCAGGATTCAG GGACAGATGTGATGCTGCTTGAGGATTATAGTTCAGATGGAGCTCATCACCCGCATTGCGTTTATCCCTATCGACGGAGGAGTTCGGTGACATTCGAAGACGAAGTGGAGCAAATCAAAG aaGCTGCAAAGAATTCTGTTCTCCATGTAAAAGCTGAAGTCCATAAATCTCTGGACAGTTATGCATCCAGTTTAGCCAAAGCTATTGAAGCTGATGTGAAAATCAGCTTGTTTGGAGAAGATGCTTTACCAGGATCTTTGTTTCCTTCGCGCACTGTACCAGGCGGCAATGTGGGTGCACGGCGTGGTGGCAGAGCCCAAGCTGGCCAAAGACTTCAGCTGCAAAGCATCGATGAAGGGAATATTTGA
- the GPR161 gene encoding G-protein coupled receptor 161 isoform X3: protein MCALTMSINSSFSNGKGLRNLTAQEDGAVRVTESIAIIVIAIFICLGNLVIVVTLYRKSYLLTLSNKFVFSLTLSNFLLSVLVLPFVVTSSIRREWIFGVVWCNFSALLYMLISSASMLTLGLIAIDRYYAVLYPMVYPMKITGNRAVVALVYVWLHSLIGCLPPLFGWSSLEFDQFKWMCVAAWHKEAGYTAFWQIWCALLPFLVMMICYGFIFRVARIKARKIHCGSVVIVEEDAQRNGRKNSSTSTSSSGSRRNAFQGVVYSANQCKAFITILVVIGAFVITWGPYMVVITSEALWGKNSISPALETLATWLSFSSAICHPLIYGLWNKTVRKELLGMCFGDRYYRESFVQRHRTARLFSISNRITDLGLSPHLTALMAGGRPLGHSSSTGDTGFSCSQDSGTDVMLLEDYSSDGAHHPHCVYPYRRRSSVTFEDEVEQIKEAAKNSVLHVKAEVHKSLDSYASSLAKAIEADVKISLFGEDALPGSLFPSRTVPGGNVGARRGGRAQAGQRLQLQSIDEGNI from the exons ATGTGTGCTCTGACAATGAGCATCAACTCCTCCTTCAGCAATGGGAAGGGCCTGAGAAACCTCACAGCACAGGAAGACGGGGCAGTCAGAGTCACCGAGTCGATTGCTATTATCGTCATTGCTATTTTCATCTGCTTGGGCAACTTGGTGATTGTCGTCACCCTCTATCGGAAGTCTTACCTCCTTACGCTGAGCAACAAGTTTGTGTTCAGTCTGACACTGTCCAACTTCCTTCTGTCTGTCCTGGTGCTTCCTTTTGTCGTCACCAGCTCCATCAGGCGGGAATGGATCTTTGGAGTAGTTTGGTGCAACTTTTCTGCCCTGCTTTATATGCTGATCAGCTCGGCCAGCATGCTAACTCTTGGTCTCATTGCTATAGATCG GTACTATGCTGTCTTGTATCCAATGGTGTATCCAATGAAGATTACAGGAAACAGAGCAGTTGTAGCCCTTGTGTACGTGTGGCTACACTCCCTCATTGGCTGTCTTCCTCCTCTCTTTGGCTGGTCTTCCTTGGAGTTCGATCAATTCAAATGGATGTGTGTGGCTGCGTGGCATAAGGAGGCAGGCTACACAGCCTTTTGGCAGATCTGGTGTGCTTTGCTGCCCTTCCTGGTTATGATGATCTGCTACGGATTCATATTTCGCGTGGCTAGGATTAAAGCGCGCAAGATTCACTGCGGTAGCGTGGTCATTGTAGAGGAGGACGCTCAGAGGAATGGGAGAAAGAACTCTAGCACCTCCACCTCCTCTTCGGGCAGTCGAAGGAATGCTTTCCAAGGGGTTGTCTACTCAGCCAATCAGTGCAAAGCTTTCATAACCATCTTGGTTGTCATTGGTGCTTTTGTGATCACATGGGGGCCCTACATGGTAGTAATTACGTCAGAAGCACTTTGGGGGAAAAATAGCATTTCTCCTGCTCTGGAGACATTAGCAACATGGTTATCTTTTTCAAGTGCCATTTGCCATCCACTGATTTATGGACTCTGGAACAAAACAGTGCGCAAAGAACTATTAGGAATGTGTTTTGGGGACCGGTATTACCGGGAGTCATTTGTTCAGCGTCATAGGACAGCCAGATTATTCAGCATTTCCAATAGGATCACAG ATCTGGGACTATCTCCCCATCTCACAGCTCTCATGGCAGGTGGGCGGCCTTTaggacacagcagcagcacaggggaCACTGGTTTCAGCTGCTCTCAGGATTCAG GGACAGATGTGATGCTGCTTGAGGATTATAGTTCAGATGGAGCTCATCACCCGCATTGCGTTTATCCCTATCGACGGAGGAGTTCGGTGACATTCGAAGACGAAGTGGAGCAAATCAAAG aaGCTGCAAAGAATTCTGTTCTCCATGTAAAAGCTGAAGTCCATAAATCTCTGGACAGTTATGCATCCAGTTTAGCCAAAGCTATTGAAGCTGATGTGAAAATCAGCTTGTTTGGAGAAGATGCTTTACCAGGATCTTTGTTTCCTTCGCGCACTGTACCAGGCGGCAATGTGGGTGCACGGCGTGGTGGCAGAGCCCAAGCTGGCCAAAGACTTCAGCTGCAAAGCATCGATGAAGGGAATATTTGA